The nucleotide window AGCTCTGCCCAGGGTGTGTGGACAGGTATCTTTTGGTTCTGAGCATGTCAACAGTGAGATGGTTTGCACATTCCTAATATGGTTTCCCCTTTCACTCAGGTGCTAGTAATTGAGCCCCAAAACGAAGATGGCACGTGGCCAAGGCAGACCCTGCAGTCAAAGTAAGTGGACTTTTTCTCCCTGCAGCTGGGCACATGGGTGTAAGGGAGACACTATTTCCTAAGGCAGTTACTtgtactaagaaaataaaattctagtcTCTATGATAGAGCCGGCCTGGGAGGCTGCAATGGCAGTGGCGGCTGTGACTGGGCTGGTTTAGATGAAGATGAAGATGCACATGTCTGGGAGGATAATTGGGATGATGACAATGTAGAGGATGACTTCTCCAATCAGTTACGAGCTGAACTAGAGAAACATGGTTATAAGATGGAGACATCATAGCATCCAGAAGTGCTGAAGCAACCTAAACTTGAACTGTTTACTAAATTCTAGAGCAGAGAACCCAGGGTGGgacacttaaaaaatgtttatttcattacctcctcagatttatttttgtttttgtaacacagaaaagtaaatgttttgatctaagaaaaaaagaaaaaattctaaatcagatgaaaacattttcaattaTGTATCCAGAGTCTATAATCCTGGCTTTTGGTAAGCAGCATGCTGGGCAGCCATCTCAGGGGAAGCTGTCAGGTGTGTGAACAAGGCAGTGAGCCTCTGCTTGTTGAGaatgaaaggagaagagaagaggccAGGATCTGGGCCAGGATCTGCTCTGCCAAGAGGTGGTCTCTGTCAAGGGCATTTATTTTCTCCACCTATAGCTAGAGGCTTTGATGGAAGAGAAGAGGGCTCAGGCATGGGGTCTTGCATGACTTAAAGGTAATAGTTTGATCCCATCCCACTCCTTACCCAGGGGCCTGTTTCTCATTGTTGTCCTCGTCA belongs to Orcinus orca chromosome 10, mOrcOrc1.1, whole genome shotgun sequence and includes:
- the LOC117198154 gene encoding 26S proteasome complex subunit SEM1, with translation SSLYDRAGLGGCNGSGGCDWAGLDEDEDAHVWEDNWDDDNVEDDFSNQLRAELEKHGYKMETS